One Gloeobacter morelensis MG652769 DNA window includes the following coding sequences:
- a CDS encoding FG-GAP-like repeat-containing protein: protein MRTSVLALWTCARKVRPHELRRWRGWLSVSLGVWWCALALSPVGAQVPSGAVPSVSSRSQGFILNGSSTNDFSGKSVSGAGDVNGDGLDDVIVGADSASPDGLNIAGRSYVVFGKRNNRPVELADIESGTSPRGFVINGSTANDNSGRSVSGAGDVNGDGLDDVIVGASGADPAGRYDAGRSYVVFGKRNTQPVELADIESGTSPHGFVINGSTANDNSGESVSGAGDVNGDGLDDVIVGAVNAFDGVTDSLRSGLQEHHSPLTLAISLPPFLTHVHQLLYQ from the coding sequence ATGAGAACATCGGTACTGGCGCTGTGGACCTGCGCTCGGAAGGTTCGCCCGCACGAGCTGCGCCGGTGGCGGGGGTGGTTGAGCGTGTCGCTGGGGGTGTGGTGGTGCGCTCTTGCCCTATCACCGGTGGGGGCGCAGGTGCCGAGCGGGGCAGTGCCGTCCGTCTCAAGCAGAAGTCAGGGTTTTATCCTCAACGGCAGCAGTACGAACGATTTTTCCGGCAAATCTGTCAGCGGGGCAGGAGATGTCAACGGCGACGGACTCGACGATGTCATTGTTGGGGCTGATAGTGCCTCCCCGGACGGCCTGAATATTGCCGGCCGCAGCTACGTGGTCTTTGGCAAGCGCAACAACCGACCGGTCGAACTGGCGGACATTGAGAGCGGCACAAGCCCCCGCGGCTTTGTCATCAACGGCAGCACTGCCAACGATAACTCCGGCAGATCTGTCAGCGGAGCAGGCGATGTCAACGGCGACGGACTCGATGATGTGATCGTCGGGGCTTCCGGTGCCGACCCGGCCGGTCGGTACGATGCCGGTCGCAGTTACGTGGTCTTCGGCAAGCGCAACACCCAACCGGTCGAACTGGCGGACATCGAGAGCGGCACAAGCCCCCACGGCTTTGTCATCAACGGCAGCACTGCCAACGATAACTCCGGCGAATCTGTCAGTGGGGCAGGCGATGTCAACGGCGACGGTCTCGACGATGTGATCGTTGGGGCAGTGAATGCTTTTGACGGGGTGACAGATAGCCTAAGAAGTGGACTGCAAGAGCATCACAGCCCGCTGACCCTCGCGATATCGTTGCCGCCATTTCTTACGCATGTCCATCAATTGCTCTACCAGTGA
- a CDS encoding tubulin-like doman-containing protein, whose amino-acid sequence MAEYTGMTPTVVVGLGGTGKEILIKIRRMIVESYGTLDALPIVSFLHLDTEQNAKVSEPQTVLKQDISLRPVEQVWTKVEDAKAILSRIGSYPYLAEWFPSQLKGTDSILAGAGQIRALGRFAFAVNYQQVKGAFAAARGRLRGHEKFMLDTWKVQLDQGINIFVVGSLSGGTGSGMLLDLAYNLRDWVPPSDLPQSSAYLVLPGAFSGLGDRVIANAYAALMELDYYSRTDTRFEVQYSTAASDRISDQSGRDVPFNFCYLVGNSNNKVTFASLEAVLEMVSQNIFLDFSSGFSQFKKLVRDNIRKHWAGPDPLGYPQSFITFGLSSIQFPIERVINACASRLAGRVVRWWMNPTPSPTAMRDLIRTEILPGLVLAESDNQHQLLDSIAMGDNAKPYTKEVADWAASLRKRRNDLQIPFENLQRFVLVEQEKYAVHFSDGDTDPRRWSDFYQKMFDNLERLSVQKCTELRTTLARMIEDRFRGPKFARQFLEVLLEVLADYKSRFDQDRQKTWIPQERSSANALQTLTKQVDDQARQFLLLDRKRRIDETFNAIMLALETVYVSKIEVKSRTLGVQLVEALREESERLLSDLTRFDRLMESLEAQFADKENTYLRETRTLTVNGILLYDEKDVGMIYQNTLGEREQAVCGLISEKVLSASDVSLFELHTFDTFRARDLFGRLLDASLDEFVGRSRARVSAARKFLETYPTVEQQEAQIKTTFEKSEPFLRFSQEQARLGWDDKPEKRQTLVGIQGGNKPDDPAAATILPFIRKTSTITDKDIRPLGESHRIFFVQEAGAFPLRLIEGMARMRSVYRAVKAVERNPLHTDSDEDRFGDLMPSTEDEVQVRRNAILGRALGLIDLVENKLTGYQEARLRFFDRQSGLEKTEVLGSDWQSATEFLLGDTNRRFKDILADELARQGGAPTTRPAKQEFYTRLMQWLAVHRAEVEGGEDNPAYREAAEAVEDFIKTHNLYIEGTARPGTAANGPARAIPAPIPEVLQPGDPARESNLDKYRKLVESCVKDGELSTTEKMLLERFRVRYGVSPEQSQQLIDLLTPKPQNKEAVLEYGLMFRAFLENDAAIDPEEQAQLLELQEELGLTNDQVYIIEANVKEELGHS is encoded by the coding sequence ATGGCTGAATACACCGGCATGACACCGACGGTGGTGGTGGGCCTCGGGGGCACAGGCAAAGAGATTCTAATTAAAATTCGGCGGATGATCGTCGAATCCTATGGCACCCTCGACGCGCTGCCGATCGTGTCGTTTTTGCACCTCGATACCGAGCAGAATGCCAAAGTCTCCGAGCCGCAGACGGTGCTCAAACAGGATATCTCCCTGCGGCCGGTGGAGCAGGTCTGGACGAAGGTCGAAGACGCCAAGGCGATCCTCAGCCGCATCGGCTCCTATCCGTACCTGGCAGAATGGTTCCCCAGCCAGCTTAAAGGCACCGATTCGATTCTGGCCGGGGCAGGCCAGATTCGCGCCTTGGGCCGTTTTGCTTTTGCAGTCAACTACCAGCAGGTCAAAGGCGCTTTTGCGGCGGCGCGCGGTCGCCTCCGCGGCCACGAAAAATTTATGCTCGATACCTGGAAGGTACAGCTCGACCAGGGCATCAACATCTTCGTGGTGGGCTCGCTCTCGGGGGGAACCGGCTCGGGGATGCTCCTGGATCTGGCCTACAACCTGCGCGACTGGGTACCGCCCTCCGATCTGCCCCAGTCCTCGGCCTACCTGGTGTTGCCGGGGGCTTTCTCCGGCCTGGGCGACCGGGTGATCGCCAATGCCTATGCGGCTTTGATGGAACTCGATTACTACAGTCGTACCGACACGCGCTTCGAGGTCCAGTACAGCACCGCCGCCTCCGACCGCATCAGCGACCAATCGGGTCGCGACGTGCCCTTTAACTTTTGTTACCTGGTGGGCAACTCCAACAACAAAGTCACCTTCGCCAGCCTGGAGGCGGTACTGGAGATGGTGTCGCAAAATATCTTTCTCGATTTCTCCTCGGGTTTCAGCCAGTTCAAAAAGCTCGTGCGCGACAACATCCGCAAGCACTGGGCCGGCCCCGACCCGCTCGGGTATCCGCAGAGCTTTATCACCTTTGGACTATCGAGTATCCAATTTCCGATCGAGCGGGTGATCAACGCCTGCGCCTCGCGATTGGCAGGCCGGGTGGTGCGCTGGTGGATGAATCCGACCCCGTCGCCCACCGCCATGCGCGACTTGATTCGCACCGAGATTCTGCCCGGTCTGGTGCTTGCCGAATCGGACAACCAGCACCAACTGCTCGATTCGATCGCCATGGGCGACAACGCCAAGCCTTATACCAAAGAAGTAGCCGACTGGGCGGCAAGCCTGCGCAAGCGCCGCAACGACCTGCAAATTCCGTTTGAAAATCTGCAGCGCTTTGTTTTGGTCGAGCAGGAGAAGTACGCCGTGCACTTTAGCGACGGCGACACCGACCCGCGCCGCTGGAGCGACTTTTATCAAAAAATGTTCGACAATCTGGAGCGGCTGAGTGTCCAGAAGTGCACCGAGCTGCGCACCACGCTCGCCAGGATGATCGAGGACCGCTTTCGGGGACCGAAGTTCGCCCGCCAGTTTCTGGAGGTGCTGCTGGAGGTACTGGCCGATTACAAGAGCCGCTTCGACCAGGATCGCCAGAAGACCTGGATTCCCCAGGAGCGCTCGTCCGCCAACGCCCTGCAGACGCTCACCAAGCAGGTGGACGATCAGGCCCGTCAGTTTTTGCTGCTCGATCGCAAGCGCCGCATCGACGAGACCTTCAATGCGATCATGCTCGCCCTGGAGACGGTTTATGTCTCCAAGATCGAAGTGAAAAGCCGCACCCTCGGGGTGCAGCTCGTCGAGGCGCTCCGGGAGGAGAGCGAGCGGCTATTGAGCGATCTCACCCGCTTCGACCGGTTGATGGAGAGCCTCGAAGCCCAGTTTGCCGACAAAGAGAATACTTATCTGCGCGAGACGCGCACGCTCACGGTCAACGGCATCCTGCTCTACGACGAAAAAGACGTCGGCATGATTTACCAGAACACCCTGGGAGAACGCGAGCAAGCCGTCTGCGGGCTGATCTCCGAGAAGGTGCTCTCAGCAAGCGACGTGTCGCTGTTCGAGCTGCACACCTTCGACACGTTTCGCGCCCGGGATCTGTTTGGCCGTCTGCTCGATGCGAGCCTCGACGAATTCGTGGGCCGCTCGCGCGCCCGCGTCTCCGCCGCGCGCAAGTTTCTGGAGACTTACCCGACCGTCGAGCAGCAGGAGGCGCAGATCAAGACGACTTTCGAAAAATCGGAGCCCTTTTTGCGCTTTTCCCAGGAGCAGGCCCGCCTCGGTTGGGACGACAAACCCGAGAAGCGCCAGACCCTGGTGGGCATCCAGGGGGGCAACAAACCCGACGATCCGGCGGCGGCGACGATCTTGCCCTTCATCCGCAAAACGAGCACGATCACCGATAAAGACATCCGGCCTTTGGGCGAGTCGCACCGGATCTTCTTTGTGCAGGAGGCGGGGGCCTTTCCGCTCAGGCTTATCGAGGGCATGGCCCGCATGCGCAGCGTCTACCGGGCGGTCAAAGCCGTCGAGCGCAACCCATTGCATACCGACAGCGACGAGGACCGCTTCGGCGATCTGATGCCTTCGACTGAGGACGAAGTGCAGGTGCGCCGCAACGCCATCCTCGGCCGCGCCCTGGGCCTGATCGATTTGGTCGAAAACAAGCTCACCGGTTACCAGGAAGCCCGTCTGCGCTTTTTTGACCGCCAGTCGGGGCTCGAAAAAACCGAGGTGCTGGGCAGCGACTGGCAGAGTGCGACCGAATTTCTGCTGGGCGACACCAACCGCCGCTTCAAAGACATCCTGGCCGACGAGTTGGCCCGCCAGGGCGGCGCGCCTACCACTCGCCCGGCGAAGCAGGAATTTTATACCCGTCTGATGCAGTGGCTGGCTGTTCACCGCGCCGAGGTCGAAGGGGGCGAGGACAACCCCGCCTACCGGGAGGCCGCCGAGGCGGTCGAAGACTTTATCAAGACCCACAATCTCTACATCGAAGGGACAGCCCGCCCCGGCACGGCGGCAAACGGCCCCGCCAGAGCCATCCCCGCCCCCATCCCGGAAGTTCTACAGCCGGGCGATCCCGCCCGCGAGAGCAACCTCGACAAATACCGCAAGCTGGTCGAAAGCTGCGTCAAAGACGGCGAGCTGAGCACCACCGAGAAGATGCTGTTAGAGCGCTTCCGGGTGCGCTACGGCGTCAGCCCCGAGCAGTCGCAGCAACTTATCGATCTGTTGACTCCCAAGCCCCAAAATAAAGAAGCGGTGCTCGAATACGGCCTGATGTTTCGGGCGTTTCTCGAAAACGACGCGGCCATCGACCCGGAGGAGCAGGCGCAACTGTTGGAATTGCAAGAAGAATTGGGGCTCACCAACGATCAGGTCTACATCATCGAAGCCAACGTCAAAGAAGAGCTGGGTCACAGCTAG
- a CDS encoding substrate-binding domain-containing protein — MVRDLTYVTCPKCGHDRNPNTATNCEICGQRLKGGGIPPIAWIALAVLLLGGAGYYFWQNRPGEAPVPVASTSTPPASTVPAQPATTPGLEQVKSPFVKLFATMAEVENVPSGLFNYGGSTTFAPLRSRTVLGAIAQAHPEFKLRYAEPVSGKPGSGTGIAMLIAGEMSFAQSSRAVKAKEYAAAKERGFALEQVPVAIDGLAFFVHPNNPVAGLSVDQIVGLFTGKITNWKQVGGPDRPVVPFSRNLQAGGTVDYFNEEVLGGAGLGKVVRETRDTTDALRKVAATPGGIGYATASEVIGQRSVRPVPLARSNSRDYVAPFGEDGQVNRNTFRDGTYPVTRRLFVVIRRDGRLDEQAGAAYANLLLSGEGQQLVEKSGFVAIR, encoded by the coding sequence ATGGTTCGCGACCTCACCTACGTCACCTGCCCCAAGTGCGGCCACGACCGCAACCCCAACACCGCCACCAACTGCGAAATTTGCGGCCAGCGCCTCAAAGGCGGCGGCATCCCCCCCATCGCCTGGATCGCCCTGGCAGTACTGCTGTTGGGCGGTGCCGGCTATTACTTCTGGCAAAACCGCCCCGGCGAAGCCCCGGTCCCAGTGGCTTCCACTTCCACACCGCCCGCTTCCACTGTGCCTGCCCAACCGGCCACCACCCCCGGCCTGGAGCAGGTCAAATCGCCTTTTGTGAAGCTTTTCGCCACGATGGCCGAAGTCGAGAACGTTCCGAGCGGTCTATTCAACTACGGCGGCTCGACCACTTTTGCTCCTTTGCGCTCCCGCACGGTGCTGGGTGCGATCGCTCAGGCCCATCCCGAATTCAAATTGCGCTACGCGGAGCCCGTGAGCGGCAAACCCGGCTCCGGCACCGGTATCGCCATGTTGATCGCGGGCGAGATGAGCTTCGCCCAGTCTTCGCGGGCGGTCAAGGCCAAAGAGTACGCCGCGGCCAAAGAGCGGGGCTTTGCCCTGGAGCAGGTGCCGGTGGCCATCGACGGGCTGGCTTTCTTCGTCCATCCGAATAACCCGGTAGCCGGTCTTTCTGTCGATCAGATCGTGGGCCTTTTTACCGGCAAGATCACCAACTGGAAGCAGGTGGGTGGCCCCGACCGGCCGGTAGTTCCCTTTAGCCGCAATTTGCAGGCGGGGGGCACGGTCGACTATTTCAACGAAGAAGTCCTGGGCGGTGCCGGGCTCGGCAAGGTCGTGCGCGAGACGCGCGACACCACCGACGCACTGCGCAAAGTCGCCGCCACCCCCGGCGGCATCGGCTACGCCACCGCCTCCGAGGTGATCGGCCAGCGCTCGGTGCGGCCGGTGCCCCTGGCGCGCTCCAACTCCCGCGACTATGTGGCGCCCTTCGGCGAGGACGGCCAGGTCAACCGCAACACCTTCCGCGACGGCACCTACCCGGTCACCCGGCGGCTGTTCGTGGTCATCCGCCGCGACGGCAGGCTCGATGAGCAGGCCGGAGCCGCCTACGCCAACCTGCTGCTTTCCGGTGAGGGCCAGCAATTGGTGGAGAAGTCCGGATTCGTGGCTATCCGTTAG
- a CDS encoding HEAT repeat domain-containing protein, whose amino-acid sequence MTSSLEEVKAQMASADPGKRMAALVALRFFSDEEAVPLLFQAALDPIPLVRVYAAIGLGKKKGEGNFDLLIDLLNNDKDASVRAEAAGSLGSLGDLRAVEYLLRAYYEDIDWIVRYSAVVSLGQLRDERGYPVLRNAVASDTDMIRDAAISALGELGNARALDVLLPLVPNPDPEVRRRIAQALGLIALQARETNAQEPSRAPLAYLAKDDDEKVVEFARYYLEQLDGTAPRE is encoded by the coding sequence ATGACATCCTCTCTAGAAGAAGTGAAAGCCCAAATGGCCAGCGCCGACCCTGGCAAGCGCATGGCCGCCCTGGTCGCCCTGCGTTTTTTCTCGGACGAAGAGGCGGTGCCGCTGCTGTTTCAGGCAGCTCTCGACCCGATTCCGCTGGTGCGCGTCTACGCCGCCATCGGTCTGGGTAAGAAGAAGGGCGAAGGCAACTTCGACTTGCTGATCGACTTGCTCAACAACGACAAAGACGCCTCGGTGCGGGCGGAGGCGGCGGGCTCTCTAGGATCGCTCGGGGACCTGCGGGCAGTGGAATACCTGCTGCGGGCCTACTACGAAGACATCGACTGGATTGTCCGCTACAGCGCGGTGGTCTCGCTGGGGCAATTGCGCGACGAGCGAGGCTATCCGGTGCTGCGCAACGCCGTCGCAAGCGACACCGACATGATCCGCGACGCCGCCATCAGCGCCCTGGGCGAACTGGGCAACGCCCGTGCCCTCGATGTGCTGTTGCCCCTGGTCCCCAACCCGGACCCCGAAGTGCGCCGCCGCATCGCCCAGGCCCTGGGTCTTATCGCCCTGCAGGCGCGCGAGACCAATGCCCAGGAGCCGAGCCGCGCACCCCTCGCTTATCTCGCCAAGGACGACGACGAAAAAGTCGTCGAGTTCGCCCGTTACTATCTCGAACAATTGGATGGTACCGCCCCCCGCGAGTAG
- a CDS encoding IS4 family transposase, producing MLPLFYQHLLKERLAYDQVIFLQLLVHTLQRQQHLCIQRLAEALPLTIKTDSRRKAIQRFLLLPKLNIWHLWLPLLALIIQRFADNPHRLILAIDRTNWYKYNLLMVALIWQKRAIPIYWRLLNHDGNSSLAERRSVLRPVFRFFCSKSIVVLGDREFGSVDFARWLQAENVAYCLRLKQSEWLRYSEEAPWRCLANIHLEPGQTLWYKGVTLVKKKRFGPVNIVGKLGFQPGSRKPYHEPWWLLTNLATPQEAIAWYRCRWGIEEMFRDCKSGGYNLEKLRVEPRRFKRLLLVLAVAMSVSVLRGQRLKAQGVEKYVSRVSERGRSIRRRSTFAAGLHSEVWLEGMASCQSLVEQLMDMRKKWRQRYREGQRAVMLLQSTS from the coding sequence ATGTTGCCTCTATTCTACCAACACTTGCTCAAAGAGCGACTTGCCTACGACCAGGTCATCTTCCTTCAGCTGCTTGTCCATACTCTACAACGTCAACAGCACCTCTGCATCCAACGACTGGCCGAGGCGCTTCCCCTGACGATCAAGACCGACAGCAGGCGCAAAGCCATCCAACGCTTTCTGCTGCTTCCCAAACTCAACATCTGGCACCTCTGGCTGCCCTTGCTTGCCCTGATTATCCAACGCTTTGCCGATAATCCTCATCGCCTTATCCTTGCTATCGACCGCACCAACTGGTACAAGTACAATCTGCTGATGGTTGCTCTTATCTGGCAAAAACGCGCCATCCCCATTTACTGGAGGCTACTGAACCATGACGGCAATTCCAGTTTGGCTGAGCGCAGAAGTGTGCTTCGGCCTGTTTTCCGATTTTTCTGCTCCAAATCGATTGTGGTCCTCGGGGACCGCGAGTTCGGTTCTGTCGATTTCGCCCGGTGGCTCCAGGCGGAAAACGTCGCTTACTGTCTGCGGTTGAAGCAAAGCGAGTGGTTGCGGTACTCCGAGGAAGCACCCTGGCGATGCCTGGCGAATATCCATCTTGAACCTGGACAAACTCTTTGGTACAAAGGGGTGACTCTGGTCAAGAAGAAGCGATTCGGGCCGGTGAACATCGTTGGTAAACTCGGATTCCAACCTGGCAGTAGAAAGCCGTACCACGAACCGTGGTGGCTGTTGACTAACCTGGCAACACCGCAAGAGGCTATTGCCTGGTACCGTTGTCGCTGGGGCATCGAGGAGATGTTTCGAGATTGCAAAAGCGGCGGTTACAATCTGGAGAAGTTGCGGGTGGAGCCACGGCGCTTCAAGCGACTGTTATTGGTGCTTGCCGTGGCGATGAGTGTGTCGGTGTTGCGTGGACAACGCCTGAAGGCTCAAGGAGTAGAAAAGTACGTGTCGCGGGTGTCGGAGCGAGGTAGAAGTATTAGACGTCGCAGCACGTTTGCAGCCGGGTTGCACAGTGAAGTGTGGCTCGAAGGGATGGCGAGCTGCCAGTCACTGGTAGAGCAATTGATGGACATGCGTAAGAAATGGCGGCAACGATATCGCGAGGGTCAGCGGGCTGTGATGCTCTTGCAGTCCACTTCTTAG
- a CDS encoding FG-GAP repeat domain-containing protein, translating into MNAYTGSEEYAAGRSYVVFGKRDGQPVEVEDLESGTSPYGFVINGSLEDAKSGESVSGAGDVNGDGLDDVIVADFSSYVVFGKRNGKPVELADIRNGTGHQGFLIDNSNNYSYERSGPVSRAGDVNGDGLDDVILGDDTASLADRARAGRGYVVFGKRDNQPIDLADIESGIGRRGFAINGAKELDQRLS; encoded by the coding sequence ATGAATGCTTACACGGGAAGTGAGGAATACGCCGCCGGTCGCAGCTATGTAGTCTTCGGCAAGCGCGACGGCCAACCGGTCGAAGTGGAGGACTTAGAAAGCGGCACGAGCCCCTACGGTTTTGTCATCAACGGCAGTTTGGAAGACGCTAAATCCGGCGAATCTGTCAGTGGGGCAGGCGATGTCAACGGCGATGGTCTCGACGATGTCATTGTGGCGGATTTTTCTTCCTACGTGGTCTTCGGCAAGCGCAACGGAAAACCAGTTGAATTAGCAGACATCAGAAATGGCACTGGCCACCAAGGCTTCTTGATCGATAACAGCAATAATTACAGCTACGAGCGCTCCGGTCCGGTAAGTCGGGCCGGGGACGTCAACGGCGACGGACTGGATGATGTAATCCTTGGGGATGATACAGCCTCTCTGGCTGATCGAGCTAGAGCCGGTCGCGGCTACGTGGTGTTTGGTAAACGCGACAACCAGCCAATCGATTTGGCGGATATCGAGAGTGGCATTGGGCGCAGGGGCTTCGCGATCAACGGCGCCAAAGAGTTGGATCAAAGGCTCTCCTGA